In Bacteroidota bacterium, one DNA window encodes the following:
- the rpsJ gene encoding 30S ribosomal protein S10: MQKIRIKLKSYDHNLIDKSAEKIIRTVKPTGCVVSGPIPLPTRKSTYTVNRSPHVDKKSREQFELRAHKRLIDILNSNSRTVDALMKLELPAGVEVEIKV; the protein is encoded by the coding sequence ATGCAAAAGATTCGAATCAAGCTGAAATCCTACGATCATAACCTGATCGATAAGTCGGCGGAGAAGATCATTCGCACGGTGAAGCCGACCGGATGTGTTGTTTCGGGCCCGATCCCGCTTCCGACACGTAAGTCGACCTACACGGTGAATCGTTCGCCGCACGTCGATAAGAAGAGCCGCGAGCAGTTCGAGCTCCGCGCGCACAAGCGTTTGATTGATATTCTCAACTCGAATAGCCGTACGGTGGATGCACTGATGAAGCTCGAGCTTCCGGCTGGCGTTGAAGTTGAGATCAAGGTATAA
- the serS gene encoding serine--tRNA ligase: protein MLDIKLIREQPELVRLACVAKHCDDVIDQILELDATRRAMIGRVDVLKNKRNTVSDEIARLKRSKENADDVIAEMKVVSDEITDIDIQLREVDITLSALLDTIPNLTHESVPSGSDASQNVEVKRWAPNTKSHPYEKISGLDHLQVAEKYGLFDFGRGAKITGAGFPIYTGRGAALERAFINFMLNEHTRAHGYTEVLPPFFVNEASLRGTGNLPKFRDQAYYMNEDELFAIPTAEVPVTNIYRDEVLKGDDLTIKFCAYSACFRREAGSYGKDTRGFLRVHEFNKVELVKFAKPEDSYAEHEALTADAERILELLEIPYRRLLLCNGDTSFSSAKTYDLEVWAPVEGKWLEASSCSNFQDFQARRANIRFKRDPKSKPEFVHTLNGSGLATSRLMVAFLENHQQPDGSIRIPEVLHPYLTFTTIE, encoded by the coding sequence ATGTTAGATATCAAGCTCATCCGGGAACAGCCCGAACTCGTACGCCTTGCCTGCGTGGCTAAGCATTGCGACGACGTTATCGACCAGATCCTCGAACTCGACGCAACACGCCGTGCAATGATCGGCCGTGTCGATGTTCTCAAAAACAAACGAAATACGGTTTCGGACGAAATCGCCCGCCTCAAGCGGAGTAAGGAGAACGCAGACGACGTCATCGCAGAAATGAAGGTCGTGAGCGATGAAATCACCGATATTGACATCCAGCTTCGGGAGGTCGATATTACCCTGTCGGCTCTGCTCGATACAATCCCGAACTTGACGCACGAGAGCGTCCCCTCTGGCAGCGATGCGTCGCAAAACGTCGAAGTGAAACGGTGGGCACCCAATACCAAAAGTCATCCGTACGAAAAGATATCCGGTCTGGACCACTTACAGGTCGCCGAAAAGTACGGCTTGTTTGATTTCGGACGAGGAGCGAAGATCACTGGCGCAGGCTTCCCTATCTATACGGGCCGGGGCGCTGCGCTCGAACGAGCGTTCATAAACTTCATGCTCAACGAGCATACACGAGCGCACGGATATACGGAAGTGCTTCCTCCGTTCTTCGTCAATGAAGCCTCGCTGCGTGGTACGGGCAACCTGCCGAAGTTTCGCGATCAGGCGTACTATATGAACGAGGATGAGCTCTTCGCCATCCCCACAGCAGAAGTACCGGTAACGAACATTTATCGCGACGAAGTACTCAAAGGTGACGATCTAACGATCAAATTCTGCGCCTATAGTGCGTGCTTCCGTCGCGAAGCAGGTTCGTATGGCAAAGACACCCGAGGCTTCCTACGAGTGCACGAATTCAATAAGGTCGAGCTTGTCAAGTTTGCAAAGCCCGAAGATAGCTACGCCGAGCATGAAGCATTGACAGCAGACGCCGAACGGATTCTCGAACTACTCGAAATCCCCTACCGCCGATTGTTGCTTTGCAACGGCGACACCAGCTTTAGCAGCGCGAAAACATACGACCTCGAAGTCTGGGCGCCCGTCGAGGGGAAATGGCTCGAGGCGTCGAGCTGCTCTAACTTTCAAGACTTTCAGGCTCGCCGCGCCAATATCCGATTCAAGCGCGATCCGAAATCGAAACCGGAATTTGTTCATACGCTAAACGGCAGTGGACTCGCCACGAGCCGTTTGATGGTGGCATTTCTCGAGAACCACCAGCAGCCCGATGGGTCGATCAGAATCCCGGAGGTAC
- the tuf gene encoding elongation factor Tu, with protein sequence MAKEKFERTKPHVNIGTIGHVDHGKTTLTAAITMALAKKTTGIQVRSFDSIDNAPEEKARGITIATAHVEYETDNRHYAHVDCPGHADYVKNMITGAAQMDGAILVCAATDGPMPQTREHILLARQVGVPRIVVFLNKCDIADPELLELVELELRELLSKYEFPGDDTPIIRGSALQALNAGSEPAATTDDPRLKCIYELMDAVDSYIPTPERAVDKPFLMSVEDVFSITGRGTVGTGRVERGRVKVGDEVELVGLGHQKKSVVTGVEMFRKEMEDAMAGDNVGILLRGVEKTEIERGMVIAKPGSITPHTNFSAKVYVLTKEEGGRHTPFFNGYRPQFYFRTTDVTGVATLPSGVDMVMPGDNIDLTVELITPIAMEEGLRFAIREGGRTVGSGVVDKITK encoded by the coding sequence ATGGCCAAAGAGAAATTTGAACGTACTAAACCGCACGTCAATATTGGCACGATCGGTCACGTCGATCATGGCAAGACGACATTGACGGCTGCCATCACGATGGCCCTTGCGAAGAAGACGACCGGTATTCAGGTTCGTTCGTTCGATTCGATCGACAACGCACCGGAAGAAAAGGCTCGTGGTATCACAATTGCCACGGCACACGTCGAGTACGAGACCGATAACCGTCACTACGCGCACGTTGACTGCCCAGGCCACGCTGACTATGTGAAGAACATGATCACCGGTGCTGCCCAGATGGACGGCGCCATCCTCGTCTGCGCTGCGACAGACGGTCCGATGCCGCAGACCCGTGAGCACATCCTTCTTGCTCGCCAGGTCGGTGTGCCGCGTATCGTTGTGTTCTTGAACAAGTGTGATATTGCCGATCCGGAGCTTCTCGAGCTTGTCGAACTCGAACTTCGCGAGCTTCTCTCGAAGTACGAATTCCCGGGCGACGATACCCCGATCATCCGCGGTTCCGCTCTGCAGGCGCTGAACGCAGGTTCCGAGCCGGCTGCAACGACGGACGATCCGCGTTTGAAGTGTATCTATGAGTTGATGGATGCGGTCGATAGCTACATCCCGACTCCGGAGCGCGCTGTCGATAAGCCGTTCCTGATGTCCGTCGAAGACGTGTTCTCGATCACCGGTCGTGGTACCGTCGGTACGGGCCGTGTCGAGCGCGGTCGTGTAAAGGTCGGCGACGAAGTCGAACTCGTCGGTCTCGGTCACCAGAAGAAGTCGGTCGTCACTGGCGTCGAGATGTTCCGTAAGGAAATGGAAGATGCAATGGCTGGCGATAACGTCGGTATTCTTCTTCGCGGCGTTGAAAAGACGGAAATCGAGCGCGGTATGGTTATCGCCAAGCCGGGTTCGATCACCCCGCACACGAACTTCAGCGCAAAGGTGTACGTCCTCACGAAGGAGGAAGGTGGACGCCACACGCCGTTCTTCAACGGCTACCGTCCGCAGTTCTACTTCCGTACGACGGACGTGACGGGCGTTGCGACGTTGCCCTCGGGCGTTGACATGGTCATGCCTGGTGATAACATCGACCTCACGGTTGAGCTCATCACCCCGATCGCTATGGAAGAAGGCTTGCGCTTCGCTATTCGCGAAGGCGGTCGTACGGTCGGTTCGGGTGTCGTTGACAAGATCACGAAGTAA